One window of Trichomycterus rosablanca isolate fTriRos1 chromosome 2, fTriRos1.hap1, whole genome shotgun sequence genomic DNA carries:
- the si:dkey-89b17.4 gene encoding zinc finger protein 646 isoform X1, with product MAMHDMNRAKGFPCKECDTICPSTPSLLEHMKAHYHQEAIGRFECEQCGRFFKHASSLASHKKSHELGSYQCPVCTRTLPNALALKNHLRIHTLSPSAHAEEENEDGVEDRDYGLAQDLSDAGYRGHLSSGSGMMTGHDHDKQKSPGSDDAWDRPFKCDQCDRTYRHHGSLVNHKKSHQEGTYKCTLCYKQFNNLAALGAHERTHSKFKPPGMSMGSLVPEASSQPRPPALQTDDMAACYCHLCQVSLPSKTDFQEHILLHNAASSSLGLTRSFPGIVPHNLGTVRTPTINPYTPTLGDPLPLPLPDKRYDQMLGPPLNTPIYTCAYCGSGHTDVESLKLHYLTHETQPSTHSQEGPSILNSEGLGSNPQPSVSSPGGESRGQQQSSSIDDADADRRFKCQECGKSYRHAGSLVNHKRCHQTGQYQCTICCKEYPHLAALQSHLRSHKTRPNSQGMNSEGDWLSSEPMTGLESQQSFVHSQDQENGTSTPISLTGNLGDAGHFVSDGGHSGGLDSLEFHDRFDTSLAQGNSGHSPLPQNSRQTDRHMCAQQGSMSNGYMANMGFQSSSGASLPASSASHKESNRQRRGQDQYGGNQGGQAKRMDNKDEDEVYQCTVCGNHYASLRALRSHLRSHESNQSAGPSGSSLTPLGEQEWRRRQEGSQANLLVCSVCGQTFSRKQDLLNHQLVHGPPRPGGSGQGLGGGSSSANGKVDGRNHICVDCGMFFADRHHLITHLCPGKARGSKDLNGAKGMSGGAGTSGGAAGHRQMAGSEERPHKCDQCGRGYRHPCSLLNHKKSHKTGVFRCLVCQKRYYNLLALKNHQRTHFDLKRHKCEECGKAFKIQKQLINHLRLHEEHRAKTGIRGPDQHQRIQNMNQHNGARYEGGPSQMQQMRMGDPKMQNPPQMMANYGQPQGYKKPYADARSQQVDDGSGRRPFACDQCGRTYRHAGSLANHKNLHKIGEYHCNVCNSTYPNRLAMKNHLRMHFALKKYSCQECGRGFRNPRQLETHTANQLCKDMPGPSVPPQMQPPPPLGYECNGCSEGFRTASELASHSCGAQIPSSSGSLSSSGLNLDSSDLGSPEREERPFACDLCGCSYKHASSLLNHKNTHKTGNFSCSYCDKPYTNYMALRNHMRIHTQKKRHICTTCGKAFRLARFLRNHQRVHEEGHARFACPTCGKSFQGRSGLARHRCGDNQVGNEYGRKAVSSTSAEGAEECRFTYMISNPASSGPFVCRNSDFSEVWTV from the exons ATGGCTATGCATGATATGAATCGTGCCAAGGGTTTTCCTTGCAAAGAATGCGACACGATATGCCCGAGTACACCTAGCCTTCTGGAGCATATGAAAGCCCACTATCACCAAGAAGCGATTGGCAGATTTGAATGTGAACAGTGTGGACGTTTTTTCAAGCATGCCAGTAGTTTGGCGTCGCACAAAAAGTCCCACGAGCTTGGCTCTTACCAGTGCCCAGTGTGTACCAGAACACTACCAAATGCTTTAGCTTTGAAGAACCACCTCCGAATTCATACTCTGTCTCCTAGTGCGCACGCTGAAGAGGAGAATGAGGATGGTGTTGAAGATAGGGATTATGGCTTAGCACAAGATCTTTCTGACGCAGGTTACCGAGGCCACCTGAGCAGCGGCAGCGGCATGATGACGGGCCATGACCACGACAAGCAGAAATCGCCAGGGTCCGACGATGCTTGGGACAGACCGTTCAAGTGTGACCAGTGTGACAGGACCTACCGGCACCACGGCAGCTTGGTCAACCACAAGAAGTCGCATCAAGAAGGCACTTACAAGTGTACCCTCTGTTACAAGCAGTTCAACAACCTGGCAGCGCTAGGTGCCCACGAGCGCACCCATTCCAAGTTCAAACCTCCCGGCATGTCCATGGGAAGCCTCGTTCCAGAGGCGTCCTCCCAACCTCGCCCCCCTGCCCTTCAGACGGACGACATGGCGGCTTGTTATTGCCACCTGTGCCAAGTTTCCTTGCCCAGTAAGACTGACTTTCAGGAGCACATTCTGTTACATAACGCTGCGTCGTCGTCGTTGGGGTTGACCCGTAGTTTCCCGGGGATAGTGCCACACAATCTCGGCACTGTCCGTACGCCCACGATCAATCCCTACACCCCTACTCTAGGCGACCCCCTTCCCCTTCCTTTACCTGACAAACGTTACGACCAGATGCTAGGTCCTCCCCTAAACACTCCCATTTATACCTGCGCGTACTGCGGGTCTGGACACACTGACGTGGAGAGTCTCAAACTTCACTATTTGACCCATGAAACTCAGCCCTCGACACACTCTCAAGAAGGCCCGTCTATTCTAAACTCAGAGGGTTTAGGTTCCAATCCCCAGCCGTCTGTATCCTCGCCCGGTGGGGAGTCCCGTGGCCAGCAGCAGTCTTCATCCATCGATGATGCTGATGCTGACCGCAGGTTCAAGTGTCAAGAATGCGGTAAAAGTTATCGGCATGCCGGTAGTCTGGTCAATCACAAGCGCTGCCACCAGACAGGCCAGTACCAGTGCACTATTTGTTGTAAAGAGTACCCGCACCTTGCAGCACTCCAGAGTCACCTACGCAGTCACAAAACCCGCCCAAATTCTCAAGGTATGAACTCGGAAGGTGATTGGCTCTCATCCGAGCCCATGACAGGTCTAGAATCCCAACAAAGCTTTGTGCATTCCCAAGATCAAGAGAACGGCACGTCGACGCCCATCTCCCTCACTGGTAACCTCGGCGACGCCGGCCACTTCGTTTCGGACGGCGGTCACAGCGGCGGTCTCGATTCGCTAGAGTTCCACGACCGGTTTGACACCTCGCTGGCGCAGGGGAACTCCGGCCATTCCCCTCTTCCGCAGAACAGTCGGCAGACGGACAGACACATGTGCGCTCAACAGGGCAGCATGTCCAACGGCTACATGGCTAACATGGGATTTCAGAGCTCGAGCGGTGCGTCTttaccagccagcagcgccAGCCACAAAGAGAGCAACAGGCAGCGGCGAGGGCAAGACCAGTACGGAGGGAACCAGGGAGGCCAGGCTAAGAGAATGGACAACAAAGATGAAGACGAAGTCTACCAGTGCACGGTCTGCGGGAACCATTACGCGAGTCTCCGAGCTCTTCGTAGCCACTTGCGCAGCCACGAGTCCAACCAAAGCGCCGGGCCCTCCGGATCTTCCCTCACGCCCTTAGGTGAGCAAGAGTGGAGGAGGAGGCAAGAAGGTAGTCAAGCCAACCTGCtggtttgtagtgtgtgtggccAGACTTTCAGTAGAAAGCAGGACCTTCTTAACCACCAGCTGGTCCACGGACCTCCTCGACCGGGTGGCTCTGGTCAGGGCTTGGGGGGCGGCAGCTCTAGTGCTAATGGCAAAGTGGATGGAAGGAACCACATTTGCGTTGACTGTGGCATGTTCTTTGCAGATCGCCATCACCTGATCACTCACCTGTGCCCAGGCAAGGCGAGAGGCAGCAAAGACTTGAACGGAGCTAAAGGGATGAGCGGCGGCGCCGGGACCAGTGGCGGCGCCGCGGGTCATCGGCAAATGGCCGGCTCCGAAGAACGGCCGCACAAGTGCGACCAGTGCGGGAGAGGTTACAGGCACCCGTGCTCCCTCCTGAACCACAAGAAATCACACAAGACCGGGGTCTTCCGCTGCCTGGTGTGCCAAAAACGCTACTACAACCTGCTGGCCCTCAAGAACCACCAGAGGACTCATTTTGACTTAAAGAG GCACAAGTGCGAGGAGTGCGGCAAAGCCTTCAAGATCCAGAAGCAGCTGATCAATCACCTCCGTCTGCACGAAGAGCACCGGGCCAAGACCGGGATCCGCGGCCCAGACCAGCACCAGCGAATCCAAAACATGAACCAGCACAACGGCGCCCGTTATGAAGGAGGACCCTCCCAGATGCAGCAGATGCGCATGGGAGACCCGAAAATGCAAAACCCTCCCCAGATGATGGCCAACTACGGCCAGCCTCAAGGGTACAAGAAGCCGTACGCGGACGCCAGGTCCCAGCAGGTGGACGACGGGAGCGGGCGCCGGCCTTTCGCCTGCGACCAGTGCGGGCGCACCTACCGCCACGCCGGCAGTCTGGCCAATCACAAGAATCTGCACAAGATCGGCGAGTACCACTGCAACGTCTGCAACTCCACCTACCCCAACCGCCTGGCCATGAAGAACCACCTGCGGATGCATTTCGCCCTCAAGAAGTACTCCTGCCAGGAATGCGGCCGAGGCTTCAGGAACCCGAGGCAGCTCGAGACTCACACCGCCAACCAGCTCTGCAAGGACATGCCGGGTCCCAGCGTGCCGCCTCAGATGCAGCCTCCTCCTCCTCTGGGGTACGAGTGCAACGGATGCTCGGAAGGTTTCCGAACCGCGTCCGAACTGGCCTCCCACAGCTGCGGCGCCCAGATCCCGTCCTCCTCCGGCTCCCTGAGCAGCTCCGGTCTGAACCTGGACTCCAGCGATCTGGGCTCCCCCGAGCGTGAGGAGCGACCCTTCGCCTGCGACCTGTGCGGCTGCTCGTACAAGCACGCCAGCAGCCTGCTGAACCACAAGAACACGCACAAGACCGGCAACTTCAGCTGCTCCTACTGCGACAAGCCCTACACCAACTACATGGCCCTGCGCAACCACATGCGCATCCACACGCAGAAGAAGCGGCACATCTGCACCACCTGCGGGAAGGCCTTCCGACTGGCCCGCTTCCTGCGCAATCACCAGAGGGTCCACGAGGAGGGGCACGCCCGCTTCGCCTGCCCCACCTGCGGGAAGAGCTTCCAGGGCCGCTCCGGACTGGCCAGGCACCGCTGCGGGGACAACCAGGTAGGCAACGAGTACGGGAGGAAGGCCGTTTCCAGCACCTCGGCGGAGGGGGCGGAGGAGTGCCGGTTCAC GTATATGATCTCCAATCCGGCTTCCTCGGGACCATTCGTGTGCCGGAATTCGGATTTTTCTGAAGTTTGGACAGTTTGA
- the si:dkey-89b17.4 gene encoding zinc finger protein 646 isoform X2 gives MAMHDMNRAKGFPCKECDTICPSTPSLLEHMKAHYHQEAIGRFECEQCGRFFKHASSLASHKKSHELGSYQCPVCTRTLPNALALKNHLRIHTLSPSAHAEEENEDGVEDRDYGLAQDLSDAGYRGHLSSGSGMMTGHDHDKQKSPGSDDAWDRPFKCDQCDRTYRHHGSLVNHKKSHQEGTYKCTLCYKQFNNLAALGAHERTHSKFKPPGMSMGSLVPEASSQPRPPALQTDDMAACYCHLCQVSLPSKTDFQEHILLHNAASSSLGLTRSFPGIVPHNLGTVRTPTINPYTPTLGDPLPLPLPDKRYDQMLGPPLNTPIYTCAYCGSGHTDVESLKLHYLTHETQPSTHSQEGPSILNSEGLGSNPQPSVSSPGGESRGQQQSSSIDDADADRRFKCQECGKSYRHAGSLVNHKRCHQTGQYQCTICCKEYPHLAALQSHLRSHKTRPNSQGMNSEGDWLSSEPMTGLESQQSFVHSQDQENGTSTPISLTGNLGDAGHFVSDGGHSGGLDSLEFHDRFDTSLAQGNSGHSPLPQNSRQTDRHMCAQQGSMSNGYMANMGFQSSSGASLPASSASHKESNRQRRGQDQYGGNQGGQAKRMDNKDEDEVYQCTVCGNHYASLRALRSHLRSHESNQSAGPSGSSLTPLGEQEWRRRQEGSQANLLVCSVCGQTFSRKQDLLNHQLVHGPPRPGGSGQGLGGGSSSANGKVDGRNHICVDCGMFFADRHHLITHLCPGKARGSKDLNGAKGMSGGAGTSGGAAGHRQMAGSEERPHKCDQCGRGYRHPCSLLNHKKSHKTGVFRCLVCQKRYYNLLALKNHQRTHFDLKRHKCEECGKAFKIQKQLINHLRLHEEHRAKTGIRGPDQHQRIQNMNQHNGARYEGGPSQMQQMRMGDPKMQNPPQMMANYGQPQGYKKPYADARSQQVDDGSGRRPFACDQCGRTYRHAGSLANHKNLHKIGEYHCNVCNSTYPNRLAMKNHLRMHFALKKYSCQECGRGFRNPRQLETHTANQLCKDMPGPSVPPQMQPPPPLGYECNGCSEGFRTASELASHSCGAQIPSSSGSLSSSGLNLDSSDLGSPEREERPFACDLCGCSYKHASSLLNHKNTHKTGNFSCSYCDKPYTNYMALRNHMRIHTQKKRHICTTCGKAFRLARFLRNHQRVHEEGHARFACPTCGKSFQGRSGLARHRCGDNQVGNEYGRKAVSSTSAEGAEECRFTCEQCGRSYRHASSLLNHKNTHTVGIYHCAVCLKTYSNLLALKNHRRIHSETRRHRCPECGKAFRVSSQLQNHRRIHQDGREFSCTQCQRSFPSQTSFRLHLQMQHGRSHKPAHYQHRNPDGSSGASDLGWNSGLDLTLMQACHQNPPPRERGPSSKSHVCDQCGRGYRHASSLLNHKNSHKSGAYYCAPCQKEFTNLMAYKNHRRIHTEPKRYQCPDCGKSFRVSTQLVCHRRIHTKEKPFSCQQCDKRFSSKSNLRHHQKVHWSQNSSSSAPMGTSSFLSMPSGSFI, from the exons ATGGCTATGCATGATATGAATCGTGCCAAGGGTTTTCCTTGCAAAGAATGCGACACGATATGCCCGAGTACACCTAGCCTTCTGGAGCATATGAAAGCCCACTATCACCAAGAAGCGATTGGCAGATTTGAATGTGAACAGTGTGGACGTTTTTTCAAGCATGCCAGTAGTTTGGCGTCGCACAAAAAGTCCCACGAGCTTGGCTCTTACCAGTGCCCAGTGTGTACCAGAACACTACCAAATGCTTTAGCTTTGAAGAACCACCTCCGAATTCATACTCTGTCTCCTAGTGCGCACGCTGAAGAGGAGAATGAGGATGGTGTTGAAGATAGGGATTATGGCTTAGCACAAGATCTTTCTGACGCAGGTTACCGAGGCCACCTGAGCAGCGGCAGCGGCATGATGACGGGCCATGACCACGACAAGCAGAAATCGCCAGGGTCCGACGATGCTTGGGACAGACCGTTCAAGTGTGACCAGTGTGACAGGACCTACCGGCACCACGGCAGCTTGGTCAACCACAAGAAGTCGCATCAAGAAGGCACTTACAAGTGTACCCTCTGTTACAAGCAGTTCAACAACCTGGCAGCGCTAGGTGCCCACGAGCGCACCCATTCCAAGTTCAAACCTCCCGGCATGTCCATGGGAAGCCTCGTTCCAGAGGCGTCCTCCCAACCTCGCCCCCCTGCCCTTCAGACGGACGACATGGCGGCTTGTTATTGCCACCTGTGCCAAGTTTCCTTGCCCAGTAAGACTGACTTTCAGGAGCACATTCTGTTACATAACGCTGCGTCGTCGTCGTTGGGGTTGACCCGTAGTTTCCCGGGGATAGTGCCACACAATCTCGGCACTGTCCGTACGCCCACGATCAATCCCTACACCCCTACTCTAGGCGACCCCCTTCCCCTTCCTTTACCTGACAAACGTTACGACCAGATGCTAGGTCCTCCCCTAAACACTCCCATTTATACCTGCGCGTACTGCGGGTCTGGACACACTGACGTGGAGAGTCTCAAACTTCACTATTTGACCCATGAAACTCAGCCCTCGACACACTCTCAAGAAGGCCCGTCTATTCTAAACTCAGAGGGTTTAGGTTCCAATCCCCAGCCGTCTGTATCCTCGCCCGGTGGGGAGTCCCGTGGCCAGCAGCAGTCTTCATCCATCGATGATGCTGATGCTGACCGCAGGTTCAAGTGTCAAGAATGCGGTAAAAGTTATCGGCATGCCGGTAGTCTGGTCAATCACAAGCGCTGCCACCAGACAGGCCAGTACCAGTGCACTATTTGTTGTAAAGAGTACCCGCACCTTGCAGCACTCCAGAGTCACCTACGCAGTCACAAAACCCGCCCAAATTCTCAAGGTATGAACTCGGAAGGTGATTGGCTCTCATCCGAGCCCATGACAGGTCTAGAATCCCAACAAAGCTTTGTGCATTCCCAAGATCAAGAGAACGGCACGTCGACGCCCATCTCCCTCACTGGTAACCTCGGCGACGCCGGCCACTTCGTTTCGGACGGCGGTCACAGCGGCGGTCTCGATTCGCTAGAGTTCCACGACCGGTTTGACACCTCGCTGGCGCAGGGGAACTCCGGCCATTCCCCTCTTCCGCAGAACAGTCGGCAGACGGACAGACACATGTGCGCTCAACAGGGCAGCATGTCCAACGGCTACATGGCTAACATGGGATTTCAGAGCTCGAGCGGTGCGTCTttaccagccagcagcgccAGCCACAAAGAGAGCAACAGGCAGCGGCGAGGGCAAGACCAGTACGGAGGGAACCAGGGAGGCCAGGCTAAGAGAATGGACAACAAAGATGAAGACGAAGTCTACCAGTGCACGGTCTGCGGGAACCATTACGCGAGTCTCCGAGCTCTTCGTAGCCACTTGCGCAGCCACGAGTCCAACCAAAGCGCCGGGCCCTCCGGATCTTCCCTCACGCCCTTAGGTGAGCAAGAGTGGAGGAGGAGGCAAGAAGGTAGTCAAGCCAACCTGCtggtttgtagtgtgtgtggccAGACTTTCAGTAGAAAGCAGGACCTTCTTAACCACCAGCTGGTCCACGGACCTCCTCGACCGGGTGGCTCTGGTCAGGGCTTGGGGGGCGGCAGCTCTAGTGCTAATGGCAAAGTGGATGGAAGGAACCACATTTGCGTTGACTGTGGCATGTTCTTTGCAGATCGCCATCACCTGATCACTCACCTGTGCCCAGGCAAGGCGAGAGGCAGCAAAGACTTGAACGGAGCTAAAGGGATGAGCGGCGGCGCCGGGACCAGTGGCGGCGCCGCGGGTCATCGGCAAATGGCCGGCTCCGAAGAACGGCCGCACAAGTGCGACCAGTGCGGGAGAGGTTACAGGCACCCGTGCTCCCTCCTGAACCACAAGAAATCACACAAGACCGGGGTCTTCCGCTGCCTGGTGTGCCAAAAACGCTACTACAACCTGCTGGCCCTCAAGAACCACCAGAGGACTCATTTTGACTTAAAGAG GCACAAGTGCGAGGAGTGCGGCAAAGCCTTCAAGATCCAGAAGCAGCTGATCAATCACCTCCGTCTGCACGAAGAGCACCGGGCCAAGACCGGGATCCGCGGCCCAGACCAGCACCAGCGAATCCAAAACATGAACCAGCACAACGGCGCCCGTTATGAAGGAGGACCCTCCCAGATGCAGCAGATGCGCATGGGAGACCCGAAAATGCAAAACCCTCCCCAGATGATGGCCAACTACGGCCAGCCTCAAGGGTACAAGAAGCCGTACGCGGACGCCAGGTCCCAGCAGGTGGACGACGGGAGCGGGCGCCGGCCTTTCGCCTGCGACCAGTGCGGGCGCACCTACCGCCACGCCGGCAGTCTGGCCAATCACAAGAATCTGCACAAGATCGGCGAGTACCACTGCAACGTCTGCAACTCCACCTACCCCAACCGCCTGGCCATGAAGAACCACCTGCGGATGCATTTCGCCCTCAAGAAGTACTCCTGCCAGGAATGCGGCCGAGGCTTCAGGAACCCGAGGCAGCTCGAGACTCACACCGCCAACCAGCTCTGCAAGGACATGCCGGGTCCCAGCGTGCCGCCTCAGATGCAGCCTCCTCCTCCTCTGGGGTACGAGTGCAACGGATGCTCGGAAGGTTTCCGAACCGCGTCCGAACTGGCCTCCCACAGCTGCGGCGCCCAGATCCCGTCCTCCTCCGGCTCCCTGAGCAGCTCCGGTCTGAACCTGGACTCCAGCGATCTGGGCTCCCCCGAGCGTGAGGAGCGACCCTTCGCCTGCGACCTGTGCGGCTGCTCGTACAAGCACGCCAGCAGCCTGCTGAACCACAAGAACACGCACAAGACCGGCAACTTCAGCTGCTCCTACTGCGACAAGCCCTACACCAACTACATGGCCCTGCGCAACCACATGCGCATCCACACGCAGAAGAAGCGGCACATCTGCACCACCTGCGGGAAGGCCTTCCGACTGGCCCGCTTCCTGCGCAATCACCAGAGGGTCCACGAGGAGGGGCACGCCCGCTTCGCCTGCCCCACCTGCGGGAAGAGCTTCCAGGGCCGCTCCGGACTGGCCAGGCACCGCTGCGGGGACAACCAGGTAGGCAACGAGTACGGGAGGAAGGCCGTTTCCAGCACCTCGGCGGAGGGGGCGGAGGAGTGCCGGTTCAC ATGTGAGCAGTGTGGGCGCTCCTACCGCCACGCCAGCTCCCTCCTGAACCACAAGAACACCCACACCGTCGGCATCTACCACTGCGCCGTGTGCCTCAAGACCTACTCCAACCTGCTCGCTCTGAAAAACCACCGTCGCATTCACTCGGAGACGCGCCGCCACCGCTGCCCCGAGTGCGGCAAGGCCTTCCGCGTCTCCTCCCAGCTCCAGAACCATCGCCGGATCCACCAGGACGGCCGGGAGTTCTCCTGCACCCAGTGCCAGCGCAGCTTCCCCAGCCAGACCAGCTTCCGCCTGCACCTTCAGATGCAACACGGCCGCTCGCACAAACCGGCGCATTACCAGCATCGGAACCCCGACGGCTCGTCCGGGGCGTCCGACCTGGGCTGGAACTCCGGCCTGGACCTCACCCTCATGCAGGCGTGCCACCAGAACCCCCCGCCGAGGGAGCGCGGCCCTTCGTCCAAATCTCACGTCTGCGATCAGTGCGGCCGAGGGTACCGGCACGCCAGCTCGCTGCTGAACCACAAGAACAGCCACAAATCCGGCGCCTACTACTGCGCCCCCTGCCAGAAGGAGTTCACCAACCTGATGGCCTACAAGAatcaccggcgcattcacaccgaGCCCAAGCGCTACCAGTGCCCCGACTGCGGCAAATCCTTCCGCGTGTCCACGCAGCTGGTGTgccaccggcgcattcacaccaAGGAGAAACCCTTCTCCTGCCAGCAGTGCGACAAACGCTTCTCCAGCAAATCCAACCTCAGACATCACCAAAAAGTCCACTGGTCCcagaacagcagcagcagcgccCCCATGGGTACCTCCAGTTTCCTATCCATGCCCTCTGGATCTTTTATATAG